CTGACGCCAGATGATTCCAGTGGCAGGAACGAGGCGCAGCTTTCCACTGTGCAGATCCATGATGTTAATGTTGTCATCGCCTCGGGACAAAATTCCCAGTTTCCCATTGGGAGATATCTGAAAATCCTCCAGGTTTTTCAGGAAATTATTAGGGAGCTGCACCCGTCTGCACACTGCTTCCTCCGTCACACTCCAAACAAACAGCGTTTCAGTAGACGTAATGAAAACCACATAGTCCGGAGAATCGGGAATAAGCTTGAAATTTACGATGGTTGCACCGTCGTCGCAGCAGAACTTCTTTGTTACGCTTCCTGTCCACAAGCTAACAGCCATCAACTTGTTTTTCGAAACACCAATTACGAACGTGTTAGGATACGTGATAAATGCGTTCTGCATGGGAACCAGAATATTGCAGACTTTGTGACCAGTGGACAGTCGCCACACCCTGGAGACACCTTGGTTACAGAGCGAGACTACAAACTGATCGTTGTGTGTAATCAGCAGCTGGGCTATGCGCTGCCCATTGATGCGAAAGATGTTGTCCCCGGTAATGGTGTGCCAGATGTATTGGATGCCTTTGTCATCTGAAGTGACCATCAACACCCCCGATGATGTGAGAACACAGTTTTCCACAATGCCATCATGTTTAAATACAGCTTCAATGTATCCTGTGCTGAAGCTCCATTTATGAACAGATTCAGAGCCATCTAGTGTGTAGATCAGCTCACCTCTGCCTGGCAGGAGAAGGCTTTGAATTGCTTTCCCTGTTTTGTCAATGTTTGAGATCGCTGTTATGATGTCTATATCCCAGGCAGAAAGAATACCATTGGTTGTCAAAGAAAGCAATAAATTGTGTTGATTTGATTTGACCAACTTTACAATAGCTCCTGAGATTTCCTGCAAACTTGCCATACACTGTCCAGTGTCTCTCCGCCACACAAATATTGATGGCATATGTTCCATTGAAGCAATAATTGAGTCACCATTTTTGGATAGGACTGCCGATATGAAACGTTCATTGCGTTTTGCTTTGAACTTTTCAACCACCTTCCAGATGCTGGTGTCCAATACTTCAATGCTGAAAGTCTTACAGATGAGGATAGCACTTTGGTCTTCTGACAGCTCTAAACTCACCACTTCATTGTCTTTTCCTCTGCAGTCAAAGTCCTCGATAAGTTGGGGGTTGGTAATTTCATCTATATTCCAGACAGACAGGCTGCCTTCGTTATCGATCATCACCATTTCTTGAGCTGCAGCTAGGATGAGAAGAGATTTCACATACCCTCCAGAAAATTCTGATGTCACTGTGGAGAGCTTTTCCCCGCTTCCTAAGAGGAAAATGGTGGTTGTGTTCAGATATTGTCCACAGAATGCATACACTCCATCTGGAGAACATTGGACACAAGTGACTTCATACCAGCAATGGAACTGGTAGAGCGGCCAACCATAAATTAAATCAATTACATGCACATCTTTACTCCCCTGCAACCATGCGAGGGCGTGGTTAATAGATAATGTGAAGCCATGAATAAAACAGTTGCCTCCTCCCGCAATGCAGTGCTTGGAGCCCTTGACTTCCACCTCTGATAATAAGCATGAATTATGATTGTCGTATATTAACAATGTGTTCTTTGTGGTCGACACGACCAAATACTTCTCATCGTGAGTAAGTTTCATTCCCAGCACCGCTGAGTTTGCAGTTGTAATTTGGCGGAGAATCTGCTGTGACTCCACGTCCCAAGTAGTAATGGAACCATTTTCCAATGCAGCAATGATCACACTGGGGCTCGATGTAGGCAGCACCTCGATCACGTGCACATAGCTGGTGGTCAGAGGGAGTCGCTCAGGGCTGTACGTCACATCCAAAGAGGAATGCAAAGGCACAATTGAGCAATACTTTGGGCCGTCTTTGTCGCACTCTAATAAAAGGTGTCTTAGCTTTGGTAAAGAGCTAACAACAGGCAAAAGCCTTTGTTGTAGCTCAGCAGACAGTGAACTTGGATTCTTTGAAACTTTCAACTTAATGCCTCGCAGCGTCCTTGCCAGAAATTTCAGTTCTTTCTCTTGTGAATAATTGTAAGCGAGATCTATGTCAGAAAGGACTTTGTCAAGGTGACCGATTTTGATCATGGTATACAGCCAACTGAAATTCATGATGACACTGTACATGAGATCATCTGTCCTCCCGCTTCTAGTCAGATGGTGCAGTAGTTCCGTACTTTTCCTATGATTCACAAAGAAGATATCTGGCTCCAATGAGTTGCACTGGAAAACCCATGGCTGCTCAGGGACTTGTCTGTCAAAAGTGTTCTCAGTGGTCTGTTTTTCATCATTAATGCTTTTATTGTTAATGTCTAGAGTTTGGAAATGGCTTTGCTCAGGGTGAAACAACCTCTGTCTCCCACCGGACCACACTCCTAAAAAGTAATCCGCCATGATGCTGTGCATTTCGTGCATGTCTTCCTCGTTCTGCAGGTACAGTTTCTGAGCGATCAGATGAAGATGACGATTTGCCCATACTAGAAGTGTGACGCTCCTCACCTGCCTCTCCATTAAGTATCCACATAGCTCCTCCTTCAGTCGTGCAATGAAATAGTATGGTATCCTCAGTGGATTCTGAAGCCCGGATCTTGCTGTGATTTCATTAAGAACGTGGTCGTCAAGTGAAAGGACATCTTCCAGTTCCATTTCACTGAGTCCAGTTTTGGCCATTGTGATGAAGCCAAGAGCTCTTGAGACCAGCCTGGAACCGAACTTATTTTCAAGGGACCAGAAGAGTTGCTCAATACTTTCATGTACCGTCACACAAAGTGAAGTGTCATCAACATCCTTGTGTGATCTCCACTGCATGACCTCATGGTAAATTAGATTAACAAACATGGGCAGCGTACATTTTGAGAGTGCTTCATTGACATAGATTTGCTGGCCTGAGGTGACCTTTCTTTTCACTCGTAGAAGCTGATGTTTAAGAATTTGGCTGCACATCTTCCTATCACGTTGGGTCAGCTCAATGTATTTATCATCATCCTGTATCAAGCATCTCAGTTTTTGTAGAATGCTGTGCTTGTTTGGCAGAGTCGACAATATTACACGTACTGAGCGAGGAAGGTGAATGGGGAGCCACCATAATTTGCGTGCCTCTTCACTATCCGAGAGCTGCTCCAAAGCATCAAAAATTAACACCAGTGGTCGATGAAATGAAGACTCATTCAGAAGGTTTACGAATAATTCCCTCAGATCGTGTATTTTTTGAGGATAATTGTGTATGAGGCATCGATAGTTAATGGCTAATTGTTCACAGAGACTTTGAAGTAGGGTTTTGAGCTCTGTGCTTAACTCTGTTGTTCCCAAAAATCTCACAGTTATAACTGGATCAGAATCGGGGCCCATTTCTTCCTGAAGCCAAGAATAGGCCTGAAATGTAAAATAATATTACAAAATTTGAACTGACAGTTGGAAACACGTAAAATGATTTAATGACAGTTCTTGATATTTAAGATGTGATGCTATTGGAAGACATAAATTAAATTCGATTGACAGAAGCCACACCACCTTTATTCACAAACAACAGAATAACAGTTGTTCTTCAGATTAGCGATGATTCCATTCTGATTAGTGAATAGAGACAAAACAGAACATGTTAAACTTCTAGTGTATAATACGCACTTCCTGTAAGAGGCATACTTATTGTAAAAGTTTTCCATCACATGTTCCCTATCACATTTTGTGTATAAAAATCACCACAGTTATAAAGCAGTATATCCTCCGACTCACCTTGAGCAATGCCACAAAAGATCTGCTAGTATTCATTAAAAAAGTGTTTGGCAACCATTTTATCATTGCTTGCAAGAACATGGCTTTTCTGGCTTATCTCCCTTTCCAAACAAAATAAGAAGCTTGTCAAACACTTCTTTGCTATGTTAAATAAATATAACATAATTGGGCCTATAATTATTTTATTGATGACATTGGATACTTCAGCTTTTGAAAACCAAAAGCCACAATCTAACGATTATAATTTTTCCAGTTATTGCACTGATGTAGCGATTGCCTGGGTGCAATACATAGAGGAAAATTAGGTGGGGAGGATCGCACTCCTGTAATGGAGCCcatccaattttctatccatttaaattaatagaaTGAAAAATCAGGCAGGCTCCATTATAGGAGTGTGATCCTCCCCACTGATTTTCCTATATGCATTGCACCCAGGCCATCCTTTACACCAAGCACAataagaggaaaatctaccctagcAGTCCTGAGATAAAGCTTAATTGCGATAGTTCCTTTTATTAGGCTGTACCTAGAATGTTAATCGATAGATACCTGGCAAAATTAGTAGCCGTTTGAAAACTTAGTGATTATATCCAACACTCTTGTTAGCTTTACACATTTAGAAAGCAACACAATCTACAAAGAGATGTTAATTATATTCCTTCCATTTTTGTACATAAGTAATTGGACACTGGCTCTAGATGTCTGTCTTGATCACCTTAATATGGAGTTTGCTGTATAGGAGTAAAGAAGTAACTTAAGCTGCTTGTGAAACCTACTTTGTGATGTAGTTGCCTAAAAGTCTGTTATTTTGCATTGAAAAATTTACAATACAGAGCTAACCGTCACTGACTGAGCTTAGGTGCCTGGAATATGCACAATACTAACAGAAAATGTGTTGGCCTTTGGTACCCCACCAACCATCAGGCTCTAATGTTTGAGACACCTTTTACAGTTATAGTTGCTGCTTCTTTAATATTGCATAATGTAACATAGCTTATTCCTGAGTACACCTGTAGACAGTTTAAGGATTGGACTAAATGCAGCTGTGCTAATCCAATCTCCCTCGTATTTACAAAAAATCTTAAGAATGCCTCATGATTGTTGTCAGCAAAACAATGGATGCTGTTGGCAAAACAATTGGTATCTATGGATACCAAAACATAACTTATACTTAAAGTGGTACGAACTTAATTGTAAAAAAACTGAAGAATTATGcacattaaaaaggaaaaaatgttgAAATCCCAAATTTACCTAAACAATACTAAAATCAGGAAGAAATATGAAATTACTATTTACGATTACTATTTAACTGTTTATTTTCATTCAACCAACCATGGATTTACAATGACAATGTAAATGGACTTTGGTTGAATAAATACCTTCATCAGATAGTAACGTACAAAGAGATAAGCTGCTTTTACCTGTTGTGCCACTTCTGCCAGTAGAAGTGTTTTGCCTGTGCATGGCCCACCATATACAACAAGTGGGTTCATGTGTCCTGCTTTGCTAGGCAGTATATACTTGTGTATGAGGTTCAGAGCCTCACATCGGTACTGGTAGAAAGAGGAGTACATTTTACAAAGGGACAAGTGCTGCAGAACCTCGTCGTAAAGTGCATCTGTTTCAATGTCAAAATTTTGTTGAACTGTAGCCTGGATAATGTCAATCATATCATCATAGAACTGTTTACAAAGTCCTTCAACATAGTGGTTTTCCACGACCTCTGAATATCCAAGTTTCATATCGCAGTGGGTAATGGACGTGTATACTCGTAGGTTGGACGAAGCAACAATTGTAGGAATAAACTCGTCCCTGAGTTTCACAAGTTTTTCACTTGCAACTGGGTCTCGTACAAGTTTTCCATCGACCTCTATGACATCTATGTATCGGCCCATATCCGGGTTCTTCACATGACGGTCAATGTTAGCAATTTTCCTGATGTAGCACACGCACTTTCTTAGAAATGCTGGTGTTTGGTTTCCCAGGGCAAACTCAAACTCATCCTCGATTGCTTTAAGAAaagagaaacaatatttcagtttcTTTTGAATAAGGGGTCAGAGCAAGTTAATATATTTGTCAAGGATGAACTTAACCAACACAATCTTGCCCATAGATATCTTTAGAAGCTTCCAGAAAGATTTGGAGCTGTTGGCTATTATATGTTTCAAACGGAAAAGCCTCTGCTAAAATAAAAGTACATCATCTTTCATCAGACTTTCTACACTGATGTGAAACCAAGGCAAAACAAAGAGCTGTAAGGAAGGAAAAGAATTGAGAGTACAAATGGGGACCTGGGAGAAATGAGATTGAAATACTCAGGTTAAGAGTTAACCGGAAGTGACTAGAAGGTGGTGGAACCATGTTGTGCACTAATAGGTCATGAACAGAATGACAGGCTAACTGACAAAATGTCAATTCAATCTTGACAAGTTTAATGTAACTAAGTGAACACAATGTGTATGTGATTGTTTTTAACACAGAGATAGTAATCTCTGATGACTCTTGTAGTCTCAAATAATGCACATTTCTATTAATAGAGGTTTCCTGTCCTGGGTCAGGATTCAGTTGGCTGCTTCTGTGCCCCTGTATGGTTGCCATCCAGCTGCAGGCTTAGGGTGTGCGGAAGCAAGTATTGGAATGATTCAGCAAATGTAAAAATAAATTAAGGTGAAATGGCTAAAGCCTTTTTGTTTTCAATATCCAGATGTGAATGTACCATCCTTGATAAAATCGACATTGCACTGTTTTGCATAACTTTCCTATAAAGAATAGTAAATATTTTTTCCAAATATTTAAAAAGACATTAGCCTGGAAATTACTATGTGcaatattattatacaaacaattaaACAtgtctctccactattttaacagaagcgTTAAAATAAATGGATCAATGCTTTTATCAAAATAGCAAAGAGAAGAATTTAACACGAGTGTATTAAACATTCAGTTGATAATATCCGATAAAAACATTATGAAATCATATTGATTTCTAGGCTACTGATTTTGTCCCCAGATTttgtcccctcctttcctgaaagtaCGATTTATGCTGGATACAGTTCGAACAGTGCTGGCAACCCTCTGCTAACTTAccaaaatggccattctttaATGTGAGCCTAGATATTGACAGTCACCAAGCTATTTGTGAGGGGGCCAGTTGGCAATGGAAGTAAAGTATGTATTTTATGAATTATTTTAACACCAAAAGGAAAAATGTGTACAGaatgtttgtaaaatataaaactGAGCAGTCAACAGCATGCCCAGGGTTTGTTACAGAATCCACAAAGGCTTCCTGTACTGTGCCTAGATAAAGAAAACTTCTGGTCTGAATGTACATTTGTCCCGGAAAGAGACTTCAAACATGAGACACTGAATAGTTGTTCTAAAAAGTGAGGTTAACACTAGGCAACTAACATCAACCAGTCTTGTCGATTACAGATAATATTGGATATCTGACTAGATTCGCAGACTACAGACACTGAAAGGTGGAGTAAATTTGACTGTTTGCTCAATGCAGAATCCACAGGCCTTCTGCCAGATTGTGTGACTGCATTACCAGGTCCAGAAATACTTGACCAAGTGCCAGATAGGACTAAAGTTAAGCATGCTGTTGTAATAATTCCCCAGATACAATGAAATTCAATGGTCAACAAACAGTGGATCAATTACATTGCCTGTTACATGCAACATGTGGAGCAAGTTCTGCCTGACTAGAAATTATAATAAATATTCTCATTTGGAAGTAGAAAGGAGACTGCTTCATGTATTGTGGGATCTCGCCACCTCTGCAAAgtctctccatcagtgctgatCAGCAGATATAAAACAAAACCTGGTCCTAAAAGTATGACTTCACTTCAGGCCTTACACCATCAGCTTGGTATTTGTAATTGGGCTACTGGCAGAAAGATTACACCAGTTCATCAAACCATGTTTGTAGCCTTTGTTGATCTTGAGAAGATCTTTAATTGTGCAGCATTCTGGCTCCTACTGGTGTACTAGGATGTGCCAGCAAAAGCTCTGCAAATGTTTCAATTGTACAGTGATCCCACTAAAAGTGTTTGGTGGAAACTAGCTGGTCACTGTGTCTTGCACCAAATCACATATTCATCAAAAGTGATAACTTCATCACTGACTGTATTCTGTTGatgatcagtctctctctctctctctcgataatgTGTAAAACAGGAATTCTGTACTGGCGTCAAGTACAAATGCTGTGACACCTGCTTTGAAGATCAAACACGACCTCTGTGCACACTGGCACAATCAAATCGAGATACGCATTTCATTGAAACTCACTTTACATAAGTTTCCATAAAGTACCACAAACAGGGGTAGAGGTTGAACTAGGGGCTGAAGACCAAACAGTCTTTGGGGCAGAGATGTCTCTGGACCAGTTTTCGGCAGCAGCCCAAAGGTAAGTCCGGGAGAGAAattgaagggggcaatggagggggagagggggatgattGTACCAACTGTGGATTCAGGATACGGTACGGtaccatagtggttatgttacttggactagtaatccagacgcccggactaataatccggagtcatgacttcaaatcccgccacggcagctggggaatttaaattcaattaattaaataaaatctggaataaaaaacaactagtatcagtaatggtggccatgaaactgccGGACTGTCATAAAatcccatttggttcactaatgtcctttagggaaggaaacctgccgtccttacccggtctggcttatatgtgacaacagacccacagcaatgtggttgatccttaatcgccctctgaaatggcctagcaagccactcagttgtacaatctcgctacaaaaaatcataataagaataaaaccgaatggaccacccggcaccggacacgacaactgcaaaccaagcccagtcgaccctgcaaagtcctcctcactaacatctggggacttgtgccaagattgggagagctgtcccacagactagtcaagcaacagcctgacataaccatactcacagaatcatacctttcagccaacgtcccagactcttccatcaccatccctgggtatgtcctgtcccaccggcaggacagacccaccagaggtggcggtacagtgatatacagtcaggagggagtggccctgggagtcctcaacagtgacgccgaaccccatgaaatctcatggcatcaggtcaaacatgggcaaggaaacctcttgttgattaccacctaccgtcctccctcagctgatgaatcagtcctcctccatgttgagcaccacttggaggaagcactgagggtagcaagggcacagaatgtactctgggtgggggacttcaatgtccatcaccaagagtggctcggtagcaccactactgaccgagctggctgagtcctgaaggacatatctgccagaccgggcctgcagcaggtggtgagcgaaccaacacgagggagaaacctacttgacctcgtcctcaccaatctacctgtcgcagatgcatctgtccatgacagtattggtaggagtgaccaccgcacagtccttgtggagacgatgtcctgtcttcacactgaggacaccatccaacgtgttgtgtgacactaccaccgtgctaagtgggatagattcagatcagatctagcagctcaaaattgggcatccatgaggcgctgtgggccaccagcagcagcagaattgtattccagcacaatctgtaacctcatggcctggcatattcctcactctatcattaccaacaagccaggggattaaccgtggttcaatgaggagtgtagaagagcatgccaggagcagcaccaggcatacctaaaaatgaggtgccaacctagtgaagctacaacacaggactacatgcatgctaaacagcggaagcaacatgctatagacagagctaagcgattccacaatcaacggatcagatcaaagctctgcagtcctgccacatccagtcatgaatggtgatggacaattaaacaattaacgggaggaggaggctctgtaaacatccccattctcaatgatagcagagtccagcatgtgagtgcaaaagacaaggctgaagcgtttgcaaccatcttcagccagaagtgccgagtagatgatccatctcagcctccacccgat
The DNA window shown above is from Heptranchias perlo isolate sHepPer1 chromosome 1, sHepPer1.hap1, whole genome shotgun sequence and carries:
- the LOC137300804 gene encoding NACHT and WD repeat domain-containing protein 2 produces the protein MLMWSVPGSRLPSPRDSALRRAALAGVVAALPQHLPGSRSVKVFISSNPEDTEAERKSLKEHVYPKLREFCRENYGLEFQVIDAYWGLDSEEWDSPELHRIRMRLLEDCLKTSAGPCFVGLFGEKYGSIRLPGEVETSEFEMILDAAVEAQVDTRILEEWYCRDENSVPPTYYLKPKSEMLKNYQNVIDATVNSPNDKKWKKISEEIKNVFKTAVTLLEQRGTMKSSQAKKYLCSAIEDEFEFALGNQTPAFLRKCVCYIRKIANIDRHVKNPDMGRYIDVIEVDGKLVRDPVASEKLVKLRDEFIPTIVASSNLRVYTSITHCDMKLGYSEVVENHYVEGLCKQFYDDMIDIIQATVQQNFDIETDALYDEVLQHLSLCKMYSSFYQYRCEALNLIHKYILPSKAGHMNPLVVYGGPCTGKTLLLAEVAQQAYSWLQEEMGPDSDPVITVRFLGTTELSTELKTLLQSLCEQLAINYRCLIHNYPQKIHDLRELFVNLLNESSFHRPLVLIFDALEQLSDSEEARKLWWLPIHLPRSVRVILSTLPNKHSILQKLRCLIQDDDKYIELTQRDRKMCSQILKHQLLRVKRKVTSGQQIYVNEALSKCTLPMFVNLIYHEVMQWRSHKDVDDTSLCVTVHESIEQLFWSLENKFGSRLVSRALGFITMAKTGLSEMELEDVLSLDDHVLNEITARSGLQNPLRIPYYFIARLKEELCGYLMERQVRSVTLLVWANRHLHLIAQKLYLQNEEDMHEMHSIMADYFLGVWSGGRQRLFHPEQSHFQTLDINNKSINDEKQTTENTFDRQVPEQPWVFQCNSLEPDIFFVNHRKSTELLHHLTRSGRTDDLMYSVIMNFSWLYTMIKIGHLDKVLSDIDLAYNYSQEKELKFLARTLRGIKLKVSKNPSSLSAELQQRLLPVVSSLPKLRHLLLECDKDGPKYCSIVPLHSSLDVTYSPERLPLTTSYVHVIEVLPTSSPSVIIAALENGSITTWDVESQQILRQITTANSAVLGMKLTHDEKYLVVSTTKNTLLIYDNHNSCLLSEVEVKGSKHCIAGGGNCFIHGFTLSINHALAWLQGSKDVHVIDLIYGWPLYQFHCWYEVTCVQCSPDGVYAFCGQYLNTTTIFLLGSGEKLSTVTSEFSGGYVKSLLILAAAQEMVMIDNEGSLSVWNIDEITNPQLIEDFDCRGKDNEVVSLELSEDQSAILICKTFSIEVLDTSIWKVVEKFKAKRNERFISAVLSKNGDSIIASMEHMPSIFVWRRDTGQCMASLQEISGAIVKLVKSNQHNLLLSLTTNGILSAWDIDIITAISNIDKTGKAIQSLLLPGRGELIYTLDGSESVHKWSFSTGYIEAVFKHDGIVENCVLTSSGVLMVTSDDKGIQYIWHTITGDNIFRINGQRIAQLLITHNDQFVVSLCNQGVSRVWRLSTGHKVCNILVPMQNAFITYPNTFVIGVSKNKLMAVSLWTGSVTKKFCCDDGATIVNFKLIPDSPDYVVFITSTETLFVWSVTEEAVCRRVQLPNNFLKNLEDFQISPNGKLGILSRGDDNINIMDLHSGKLRLVPATGIIWRQKLSRDGRYLVYICFRNCCEDNDNGAVSSLIVVRLADGKNIGACSLYKTPAFLSLSQRHLNIIVGFDDGSIGTYTVVDRVDAALKIKIATSNSRQIFNNSSQQIRPKRAHFTCKYTADCIWRESTEVFARDSPITVSDSSDTVETAPTKKQSYCSDKAGSTLQIDYKCQNFTTES